A part of Prolixibacteraceae bacterium genomic DNA contains:
- a CDS encoding alpha-L-fucosidase translates to MSSMKTIVTSLMLASATMFSCASKKASETSKKQEKEAAYEATWESLAKAQPATWWEDGKFGIFIHWGPYSVAGYKDRNKGYAEAITNDMYKRPERYEAFFQKKFGAAPPEFGYKDWVDLYRAENWDPQQWAELFKAAGARYVIPTGEHHDGFVNWDSDLTEWCATKKGPKRDLIGDLAKAVRAEGLKYGISYHRERHPSRFTASFKIHDEPFSQVAEEIKNDPKAASLYGPFDYSDEFIADYVARWQEAEEKYQPDFMWIDDVPILYAAKGDPQVTKFENAYKKMIADYLNHAKKWGKEVYFNNKGKHPNFPAGVGCFEKDNMTVETIGDHWQNPATLGVSYAYMQNEEVNDLYKTPAELIRLLVDVVSKNGNLLLNIGPRADGTIPEGMQRRLLAMGQWLKTNGDAIYGTTPWSSYGEYFGDIIDEKDVHYNNHSMRIHQKEYRYTAKDHKIFVTSFQNDKDDLHLTKFKDFDTSTIKSIQTMDGENLKWSKDSDGLIITPKADSDFYLASVYKITLK, encoded by the coding sequence ATGAGTTCAATGAAAACAATCGTGACTTCTCTAATGCTCGCTTCAGCTACTATGTTTTCTTGTGCGTCAAAGAAGGCGTCTGAGACGAGTAAAAAGCAAGAAAAAGAAGCGGCTTATGAGGCAACCTGGGAATCTTTAGCTAAAGCCCAACCTGCGACATGGTGGGAAGATGGAAAATTTGGAATCTTTATTCACTGGGGACCTTATAGTGTTGCTGGATATAAGGATAGAAATAAAGGATATGCGGAAGCAATTACTAATGATATGTATAAGCGTCCGGAGCGTTATGAGGCTTTCTTTCAAAAGAAGTTTGGTGCAGCACCTCCAGAGTTTGGTTATAAAGATTGGGTAGATCTATATCGTGCTGAGAATTGGGATCCTCAGCAGTGGGCTGAACTCTTTAAAGCTGCTGGAGCTAGATATGTTATTCCAACAGGAGAACATCATGATGGTTTTGTAAATTGGGATTCTGATTTAACAGAGTGGTGTGCTACTAAAAAGGGACCTAAAAGAGATCTTATTGGAGATCTAGCGAAAGCCGTTAGAGCAGAGGGTTTAAAGTATGGAATTTCTTATCATAGAGAGCGTCATCCAAGTCGTTTTACTGCTTCCTTTAAAATTCACGATGAACCATTTTCTCAGGTTGCTGAAGAGATAAAAAACGATCCTAAGGCAGCGTCTTTATATGGTCCTTTTGACTATAGTGATGAATTTATTGCGGATTATGTGGCACGCTGGCAAGAAGCGGAAGAAAAATATCAGCCGGATTTTATGTGGATTGATGATGTGCCAATTTTATACGCTGCAAAAGGTGATCCTCAGGTAACTAAATTTGAGAATGCTTATAAGAAAATGATCGCTGACTATTTGAACCATGCTAAAAAATGGGGGAAAGAAGTCTATTTCAACAACAAAGGTAAACATCCAAACTTCCCTGCTGGAGTAGGTTGCTTCGAAAAGGATAATATGACAGTTGAAACCATCGGTGATCATTGGCAAAATCCTGCTACACTTGGTGTTTCTTATGCTTATATGCAAAATGAAGAGGTAAATGACCTGTATAAAACGCCTGCTGAATTAATTCGTTTATTGGTAGATGTGGTTAGTAAGAACGGTAACTTGCTATTGAATATTGGACCACGCGCAGATGGTACAATTCCTGAAGGAATGCAAAGAAGATTATTGGCAATGGGGCAGTGGTTGAAAACTAATGGCGATGCTATTTATGGTACTACGCCATGGTCGAGTTATGGAGAATATTTTGGTGATATTATTGATGAAAAAGATGTTCACTACAATAATCATAGTATGAGAATTCACCAAAAAGAGTATCGTTATACTGCCAAAGATCATAAGATTTTTGTTACATCATTCCAAAATGATAAAGATGATCTACATCTAACAAAGTTTAAAGATTTTGACACTTCGACTATTAAGTCAATCCAAACGATGGATGGTGAGAATTTGAAGTGGTCTAAAGATAGTGATGGGTTAATCATCACCCCAAAAGCAGATTCTGATTTCTACTTAGCTTCTGTATATAAGATTACGTTAAAATAG
- a CDS encoding T9SS type A sorting domain-containing protein, whose amino-acid sequence MKNIYLFMASLMMLCPLFCNRIVAQEHNHETCKFHEAQSSFWEAHPDAYKAYLEQQKHQDRLIRSMKRSKKKYDAQERYIIPVVFHVFGKEQAGKSVTTALIQEAITKLNSDYAQRSVGQDQIHPTFKSLLGVMPVEFRLAKKDPNGYMTSGVTFHGVASGFGHSNGYDEQIQKYAWDNTKYMNVYIMNDLYNDGDTYNSGVAWYPNEYMTQNNLARVVYNGAFLSSNTSENFRRVLTHEFGHFLNLAHTFQGGCPEADGGDHCDDTPAADASHMGIDQQNCHGVITNTQNFMNYTDDYEMFTKDQVLRMRAAMQHPARVILWQPENLEATGVADTYVPTFGIGYGSDTFEEAFLNNGTIANSLEINLLNGLHFKDVDLVANQNYFVSNVPEGVSLKVVKQDNQTARLSLEGTALAHDKDNSMANLTLRFSEDLFVEQGQTISLLENSHIKISFKDPYTAYHYPSSSYRAYSGITKVKFATIDNTSEVTNATNYFDNHMAVVAVGQDYDLEITMNQFETGATDSYIIHAWLDKNGDFVFTEDEAIVDHTMNFKDADEQGNYLYKQTITIPEDFITGKKVGLRILTAYNTGDKNSSGYDPQGAYESGEFEDYSVKALETVTELTPDFSLSSDKILLRHHLKVLDLSNSPSNDPITQWHWTFEGGKPKTFDGKMPPEIYYEKEGAYDIQLEVTTASGVKKVLNKDNAITVEENYCEPNTQYATYSGITRVKIGTMVHQTENMARYMDYHSQKEIAIQAGTEVPYEIDLDQGLSGANDLIGVHIWCDWNHNSEFDADELAVFHDVEIASFQNNSTSLSGTIMVPIDASGERSRVRIMVYYRGDKRDYIASPCDAIESGEIEDYSLMVSPSDKKVSIDFSADKKQVVVGNTVQFSDLTRVVQGHHITSRVWTLVGATPSTSTEKDPQVVYNKEGVYPVKLKVTLDNGESFILERDNYVEAVYKVCEVTQEWGTKFGHIQSIEVGKVNHVLPDVDIPVYTNLYKSHVVEAQTGQQISWRVVCHKGESGDRDAIGFKIFFDADRNGLTVADQIFYDHFNAKDVDGEKVFEGTFTVPDTFDETETAVLRFVAYYEGTYWAKKFDVNPCDKLDSGNGVDFGIGKTDKSTGVNKLSQQNSNILIYPNPVSGLLSILSNDHAIKNVKVYDINGIVYYDGKYNTKEIRLSFDQVSPGTYFVLIETVNGKEVRKVIKK is encoded by the coding sequence ATGAAAAATATCTACCTTTTCATGGCATCCTTAATGATGCTGTGTCCCTTGTTCTGTAACCGCATTGTGGCACAGGAACACAACCACGAAACGTGTAAGTTTCATGAAGCACAATCTTCTTTTTGGGAAGCACATCCCGATGCTTACAAAGCCTATTTAGAACAACAAAAACATCAGGATCGATTAATTCGATCGATGAAGCGATCTAAAAAAAAGTATGATGCCCAAGAGCGTTATATCATTCCTGTTGTATTTCATGTCTTTGGTAAAGAACAGGCAGGAAAGAGTGTGACTACAGCACTTATTCAAGAAGCCATCACTAAGTTGAATAGTGATTATGCACAAAGGTCTGTTGGTCAAGATCAGATTCATCCAACCTTTAAAAGCCTACTGGGAGTGATGCCTGTCGAATTCCGTTTGGCAAAAAAAGACCCAAATGGTTATATGACTTCAGGGGTAACGTTCCATGGCGTAGCATCCGGTTTTGGACACAGTAATGGATATGATGAGCAGATTCAGAAATATGCATGGGATAACACCAAGTATATGAATGTTTACATCATGAATGATCTATATAACGATGGCGATACATATAACTCAGGAGTGGCATGGTATCCCAATGAGTATATGACACAAAACAACTTGGCAAGGGTGGTATATAACGGCGCATTTCTATCATCGAATACAAGTGAAAATTTTAGACGTGTTTTAACCCACGAATTTGGACACTTTCTAAATCTTGCCCATACGTTCCAAGGAGGGTGTCCTGAAGCTGATGGAGGTGATCATTGTGATGATACGCCCGCAGCAGATGCATCTCATATGGGAATAGATCAACAAAATTGTCATGGTGTAATTACCAATACACAGAATTTTATGAATTACACCGATGACTATGAGATGTTCACCAAAGATCAGGTCCTTCGTATGAGAGCAGCAATGCAACATCCTGCGCGTGTAATACTTTGGCAACCTGAAAACTTAGAGGCGACAGGTGTCGCAGACACTTATGTGCCGACTTTTGGTATTGGTTATGGTAGTGACACTTTCGAAGAGGCTTTCTTAAACAACGGAACCATAGCGAATAGTCTTGAAATTAACCTTCTTAATGGACTCCACTTTAAGGATGTAGATCTTGTAGCCAACCAAAACTATTTTGTGTCTAATGTGCCAGAAGGAGTGTCCCTAAAAGTAGTGAAACAAGATAATCAGACCGCACGCTTATCTTTAGAAGGAACGGCCTTAGCCCATGATAAAGACAATAGTATGGCGAATCTAACCCTTCGTTTCTCGGAAGATCTTTTCGTAGAGCAAGGGCAGACCATCTCTTTATTAGAGAACAGTCATATCAAGATCTCTTTCAAAGATCCTTACACAGCTTATCACTATCCATCATCATCATACCGTGCATATTCAGGTATTACAAAAGTGAAATTTGCGACCATTGATAATACGAGTGAAGTGACCAACGCAACAAACTATTTTGATAATCACATGGCAGTCGTTGCTGTAGGTCAAGATTATGATTTAGAAATTACAATGAATCAATTTGAAACGGGAGCAACGGATTCATATATTATTCATGCTTGGTTAGATAAGAATGGAGATTTTGTTTTTACCGAGGATGAGGCCATTGTGGATCACACGATGAACTTTAAGGATGCCGACGAGCAAGGAAACTATCTGTACAAACAAACCATCACAATACCTGAAGATTTTATTACAGGCAAAAAAGTTGGACTACGTATCCTGACAGCATACAATACGGGAGATAAAAATAGTAGTGGTTATGATCCCCAAGGAGCATATGAAAGTGGTGAGTTTGAGGATTACAGTGTGAAGGCTTTAGAAACGGTTACAGAATTAACTCCTGACTTTAGCTTATCTTCTGATAAAATCTTATTGAGACACCATCTAAAGGTATTGGATCTAAGCAATAGCCCATCTAACGATCCTATTACGCAGTGGCATTGGACTTTTGAAGGAGGAAAACCTAAAACTTTTGACGGAAAAATGCCTCCCGAAATATATTACGAAAAAGAAGGAGCATACGATATCCAATTAGAAGTCACTACTGCATCTGGGGTGAAGAAAGTTCTGAATAAAGACAATGCCATCACTGTCGAAGAAAACTACTGTGAACCAAACACACAATATGCAACGTATAGTGGAATCACAAGAGTGAAGATAGGCACTATGGTCCATCAAACAGAAAATATGGCGCGCTATATGGATTACCATAGTCAAAAAGAGATTGCCATTCAAGCAGGAACAGAGGTGCCATATGAGATCGATCTAGATCAAGGACTTTCGGGAGCCAATGATTTAATCGGAGTTCATATATGGTGTGATTGGAATCACAATAGTGAATTTGATGCCGATGAATTAGCTGTATTCCATGATGTAGAAATAGCTTCCTTCCAAAACAATAGTACTTCGTTAAGCGGAACCATAATGGTCCCTATTGATGCTTCGGGAGAAAGATCGAGAGTCCGAATCATGGTATACTATAGGGGAGATAAGCGAGATTATATTGCTTCTCCTTGTGATGCTATTGAGAGTGGCGAAATAGAAGATTATAGTTTGATGGTTTCTCCTTCGGATAAAAAAGTATCTATAGACTTTTCCGCCGACAAGAAACAAGTGGTGGTAGGAAACACAGTTCAATTCTCCGATTTAACACGAGTTGTTCAAGGACATCATATTACATCACGAGTGTGGACATTGGTAGGGGCGACCCCATCTACTTCTACTGAGAAAGATCCTCAAGTGGTCTATAACAAAGAAGGAGTATACCCAGTAAAACTAAAAGTCACTTTAGATAACGGTGAATCGTTTATTTTGGAAAGAGACAATTATGTAGAGGCGGTATACAAAGTTTGTGAGGTAACCCAAGAGTGGGGAACCAAGTTTGGTCACATCCAAAGTATAGAAGTTGGGAAAGTAAATCATGTATTACCTGATGTAGATATTCCTGTCTATACAAACCTGTATAAATCTCACGTGGTAGAAGCACAAACAGGACAACAGATTTCATGGCGTGTGGTGTGTCATAAAGGAGAAAGTGGAGATAGAGATGCTATCGGGTTTAAGATATTCTTTGATGCGGACAGAAATGGTTTGACTGTTGCCGACCAGATCTTCTATGACCACTTTAATGCCAAAGATGTAGATGGCGAAAAAGTGTTTGAAGGAACCTTTACTGTCCCCGATACTTTCGATGAAACAGAAACTGCAGTGTTGCGTTTTGTGGCATACTATGAAGGAACCTACTGGGCTAAAAAGTTTGATGTCAATCCTTGTGATAAACTAGATTCTGGTAATGGAGTAGATTTTGGTATTGGAAAAACTGACAAGTCAACAGGTGTAAATAAATTATCACAACAAAATAGTAATATTCTTATTTATCCTAACCCTGTTAGTGGCTTATTGAGTATTTTATCGAATGACCATGCCATTAAAAATGTGAAAGTATATGATATAAATGGCATCGTTTACTATGATGGAAAATATAATACCAAAGAAATAAGATTATCCTTCGATCAAGTTTCTCCGGGAACATATTTTGTCCTAATTGAGACTGTAAATGGAAAAGAGGTGAGAAAAGTGATAAAAAAATAG